From one Pseudomonadota bacterium genomic stretch:
- a CDS encoding Rdx family protein encodes MATPRIEIEYCTQCRFVLRAAWLAQEVLVTFGAGIAEVALIPGSGGRFEVRLDGEVLFSRHPHGRFPEPREIKELIRDRIAPGTAIGHGGGERP; translated from the coding sequence ATGGCCACCCCGAGGATCGAGATCGAGTACTGCACGCAGTGCCGCTTCGTACTGCGCGCGGCCTGGCTGGCCCAAGAGGTCCTGGTCACCTTCGGCGCGGGGATAGCGGAGGTCGCCCTGATCCCAGGCTCCGGCGGGCGATTCGAGGTGCGCCTGGATGGCGAGGTACTATTTTCCCGCCACCCGCACGGCCGCTTTCCCGAACCCCGTGAGATCAAGGAGCTCATCCGGGACCGGATAGCTCCCGGTACGGCGATCGGCCATGGGGGAGGAGAACGCCCGTGA
- a CDS encoding MFS transporter, producing the protein MADTEGLWAVAPTLRVVTSASIASESVPAKRRWRDAFSVYREPAVLRMLFFGFSAGLPVLLIVGTLSFWLSEAGVSRTTIGFVSGVSLAYAFKWTWAPLVDRLPLPWLTRTLGRRRSWLLLAQIAIAACLAGMALTDPGQSLRLLVALALGTAIFSATQDIALDAYRIESAPAEQQAALAAAYQTGYRIAMIWAGAGALWLAARFDPSEATYEHAPWTIAYLAMALSMSVGIVTTLLAPEPRATAPAAPANEAALATWLEQRPAMPAPLARLIVWLNGAVVSPFADFFMRYRWYAALILALIATYRISDVVMGVMAFPFYKDMGFTKDEVAAITKVYGVVMTLAGAFIGGVLAVRFGVLRVLFAGALLSAATNLLFAWMATLGPAAHDVVLLTLVVSADNLSSGIASSAFIAYLSGLTHVAYSATQYALFSSTMQLLPKFTGTFSGLAVDTIGYPMFFVGTALLGVPVLVLVALATRVRAIAPSAAHGSPSQ; encoded by the coding sequence ATGGCAGACACCGAAGGACTGTGGGCCGTCGCACCTACACTGCGCGTCGTGACGTCAGCCAGCATCGCATCCGAGTCGGTCCCCGCCAAACGCCGCTGGCGCGATGCCTTCTCCGTCTATCGCGAACCCGCGGTGCTGCGCATGCTGTTCTTCGGGTTTTCGGCGGGGCTGCCGGTCCTGCTGATCGTCGGCACCCTGTCGTTCTGGCTGAGCGAAGCGGGTGTCAGTCGCACGACCATCGGATTCGTCAGCGGCGTTTCGCTCGCGTACGCGTTCAAGTGGACATGGGCGCCGCTGGTGGATCGGCTGCCGTTGCCCTGGCTCACGCGCACGCTGGGCCGGCGCCGCAGTTGGTTGCTGTTGGCGCAGATCGCGATAGCCGCGTGCCTGGCGGGCATGGCGTTGACCGACCCCGGGCAGAGCCTGCGCCTGCTGGTCGCGCTCGCGCTCGGCACCGCGATCTTTTCCGCTACGCAGGACATCGCGCTCGATGCGTACCGGATCGAGTCGGCACCGGCAGAACAACAAGCGGCGCTTGCTGCCGCGTACCAGACGGGCTACCGCATCGCGATGATCTGGGCGGGTGCGGGCGCGTTGTGGCTCGCCGCGCGATTCGATCCGAGCGAGGCCACCTACGAACACGCGCCGTGGACGATCGCGTATCTGGCGATGGCCTTGTCGATGAGTGTCGGCATCGTGACCACCCTGCTCGCGCCCGAGCCGCGCGCCACTGCGCCTGCCGCGCCCGCCAACGAGGCCGCGCTTGCGACGTGGCTCGAACAACGCCCGGCGATGCCGGCACCACTGGCGCGCCTGATCGTCTGGCTGAACGGCGCCGTGGTCAGCCCGTTCGCGGATTTCTTCATGCGCTATCGCTGGTATGCGGCGCTGATCCTCGCGCTGATCGCGACCTATCGAATCTCGGATGTCGTGATGGGCGTAATGGCGTTTCCGTTCTACAAGGACATGGGATTCACCAAGGACGAGGTCGCGGCCATCACCAAGGTCTACGGCGTGGTGATGACGCTTGCGGGCGCCTTCATCGGCGGCGTGCTCGCGGTGCGCTTCGGTGTGTTGCGCGTGTTGTTCGCCGGCGCATTGCTGTCGGCCGCGACCAATCTGCTGTTTGCCTGGATGGCGACACTCGGCCCTGCCGCGCACGATGTGGTGCTGCTGACGCTCGTGGTGTCCGCCGACAACCTGTCGAGCGGCATCGCGTCGAGCGCGTTCATTGCCTACCTGTCGGGGCTCACGCATGTCGCGTATTCGGCCACGCAGTACGCGTTGTTCTCGTCGACGATGCAGTTGCTGCCGAAATTCACCGGCACGTTCTCCGGGCTCGCCGTCGATACCATCGGGTATCCGATGTTCTTCGTCGGTACCGCGCTGCTGGGCGTGCCGGTGCTGGTGCTGGTGGCGCTGGCGACGCGCGTGCGTGCGATTGCGCCGTCAGCGGCTCACGGCTCGCCGTCCCAGTAG
- a CDS encoding CYTH domain-containing protein has translation MAREIERKFLLDNDAWRSDVSAGVRMRQGYLTQNGPCSVRVRIAGERAYLNIKSATLGISRLEFDYPIPLADAEHLLDALCVGAPIDKTRYHVMHAGHLWEIDVFEGDNAGLVVAEIELQGPEQPFALPEWAGEEVSFDPRYYNVSLATSPYKTW, from the coding sequence ATGGCCAGAGAGATCGAACGAAAATTCCTGCTCGATAACGATGCGTGGCGGAGCGACGTATCCGCGGGCGTTCGCATGCGTCAGGGCTATCTGACCCAAAATGGCCCGTGCTCCGTGCGCGTGCGAATCGCGGGCGAAAGGGCCTACCTCAATATCAAGAGTGCCACGCTCGGGATCTCACGCCTGGAGTTCGACTACCCCATCCCGCTCGCGGACGCCGAGCACCTCCTCGATGCGCTATGCGTCGGTGCGCCCATCGACAAGACGCGCTATCACGTCATGCATGCAGGACACCTCTGGGAGATCGACGTGTTCGAGGGCGACAACGCGGGGCTCGTGGTCGCCGAGATCGAGTTACAGGGGCCCGAGCAGCCCTTCGCACTACCGGAGTGGGCCGGCGAAGAGGTGTCGTTCGACCCCCGCTATTACAACGTTTCGCTCGCGACGTCGCCGTACAAAACCTGGTAA